The Branchiostoma lanceolatum isolate klBraLanc5 chromosome 1, klBraLanc5.hap2, whole genome shotgun sequence genomic sequence cataaattcgcggggtacttaaattcgggatttttcgaaaacggggtgtttagggatatgtgctagatgcaacatcagtaataccgctagaaatgcaaacttgacagactaacgtattcagaacactgtctgaaaagcttcgataaccatgcattagaagttggctacgtcaaaaactctccgtcccttattgtcacagtctgagggcttcgtgggagaattatatgtacatagttgttcgctggtttataagacaaatgtcacatccgcttcctgctaaacacaattatttacaatacaacttattagaatctcttttgctaacctacaactggactctaagtgtgattaatcatcaaaacgcctctttgttgctacaaccaatggctacggcactacggtgaattttcccgccgccatattcgttacccagaatcctgctattcggcagacgacaaacgtttgcgaggaacacttttttgtctaaatgttgtgtgtaatagttgactgatggcgatattttcctcaaagtttgctcttagcacaagcagaaacacatggacatagtagtattaccatttctacggcatccagctaacgccccaatgaataatgtacaaatttccatgacggtgggggtgaactttgagtgacgttctaccgactcaacacacgggttgttcccgaaggcctgatgcgtgcggtacggccgttttttcgtgtattttttttacttggacacgtctatatccatagcactctcctcaagccaaggatggaacgaatagctgctgtataaaatgtgattagcggtaagatattcaagacgaatcttctctcccgaattaatgtgcccccctgtccgacagcaccgtcattgtgggtgcggcggacggtagtttcaagttgaaatattatggtgtcagcacgactagagacaaaatctaccatatatatgattagtgcaaagatagtacatgatactgacagaataatagaaacaagagcttttaaaaaaagctggcgtttcggctacgtttatgagtgtgaattgtcttttccctttacttgaagtaaaatctgccagaggaagtcactcaagggctgttcagtctataagaaaaattgtcattttgggaaatgagtactgttttaatagagaaaggcagattggggaaagcaattttgaagttacgtcacttaacctaagtgcttttgaaaaagctggtcttggcctacaacttgtacttatttgtaaaatgtataataggctcattataaaagctatcaatgtaattatgtacatggcacgcaataaaacataaaatttgaaaaagcaccattgaatcatcagcactatggtaattaagtgaaatagaagttcataacagctaaggttctatctaaaatgactaccaaatgtcaaacaaatcaacagctacctcatccgtattattctggtttccgcatttacaacacttcttccttattttcctgggtaattttgctaaaattcatgaaaattcccatagttttgtgccgaggggcgccactttccacgtccgtgttgtctgaatgaagtcgatactgaacaatggagcatttgctactgtaacaaagaatcgctgttttgcaaacaacatcaagagcctctgtttacatcggggatagaagtttagtggcgagtgttttgcaagaatcatcttaccgcgcataggagccgctgcacggtattttccattacaatgagcagaaaaattcgaatgccgggtttggaatctatgaagtcctgttcataagacaaaggccttgtatatattaaatgaatatttaaaaataacaaatataaaatatttctttatttattaatgaaaaaaaatgatattcataaatatgatattgacagattaatataatatcaatatatatttttgatattcaatatctaaaaagaaaaaaaaatccatgcacggacacgaacccggatcttctgggaccgaagtgcttcgcgttgccagatcggccaagctgcggtacgtaactattcactctggacgtaatgctataacctcactatatggtatcatttatgccgatttttggtcgttttcttgacgaaatcattttctttcttctgcaatcttgtggaatagatgtaatatggtcatttttcaggatatcaaagtccgaaaccacaatgcaatgatatttccgaacagttgtagcagttacatgcggtcgccctcctgtgtcacatgcaaatctagcctgcctgccttttcgtgctctcttgccatataaggcaacggctatacaaggatttgggaacgtattgccatataaggtcttattgtgtgcgacacagtgttgaaccaaggaacctccttggttgaaccaagcttccctccttgaaggtaaaagccaggacaatgcgttccggcgcgcatgcgccgaaacgcaaaaaaggatggtttattgttctgctagattgatttcagtcaacaattatcggaaaaatcccgaatttatgttacccaacgttacattattctccttgattatatatatatatggagaacattcaaacacatacaccaaaataataatttcaaccaaaatacaaaatatggagagtaaccaaaacaaaacaataataaaaagagttccacgacctcatatctccatgaacaatcctattcatgcaaatgacttaaacatttgcataatatatgcttggtcatttACACCTTTAtttaacttacacatgttgcaatattgacagtcctataattttcctattagatgaattatagtgttttgcattaattatgaattatgattaggaatttatttgcataattggtatctgttaatgctccactttccataaactacatatgttacatgtatttgagtctgataatggaaaatactgcaaatatagattttcctcattagctttgcaaattaagtcacaattagcataatttgcacttcattatgtatatctctatgtaagctacctgcatactaagtatcatattgacagtcctataatttttcaattagatgagatatggtgttgtggattaattatgcaaataaggaatatatttgcataatttgtatctgttgataatccactttccataaaccacatatgtatttgagtctgataatggaaaacactgcaaatacatgtatagattttcctcattagttatgcaaattaagtcccaattaacataatttgcacttcattatgtacatctctgtctaagctacctgtatactaaatatcatggaaatccatcgttcctttgctgGGTTATTCTCattagaagattttcaagataacgcccctgcagttccagagcaagctgctagggggcccaaacccacaccacgtctttattacaccacaagctatctgccgccaaaaaaacaagaccatagcatgtccaggtcaagagatacaaaaatggaatttctgctgcagtaccaaggtcacataccaggaggcccaaaatcgaccttgaatttcggcttcacatcacctgcccacataccaaatatcatcgtaatccatcaagctgttcttgagttatgctgactacagtagtccggaaacacaaacagtccggaaacacaaacagacaaacacacagacacacccaaaactatatctccatttttcacggagataaTAATAAACTCAAACGTTGAACTCATATATAAGTTGAACAGTatagaaataaaaaaggaaCAGCATTGCATGAataaaggaaaaaacaaaatcatttctcAATCAATCCTTCACTCATCCCCAAAGAAGTCATGATGGATGGCAATAAGATTTTGTTTTATGATAAATTcaaaacttgccatacattatgTTAAAGGTTATACGCTCAATATATCAATAATTTTTTACACTTCATGGGTCAATTTAAACATCATCACAGTACAATATACCCTGTTATCACTCCCTTTGATccatgaacaaaacaaaaattccaCCTCTCATATACAAAAATATAGTGTTACGTCTCCCTTTATACCTTATAACATCAAAGTGCAGTAGCGCATGATATGTATTCAAAATTTCAGTCAGCTCAGAAAATGTACACTTCCGTATCTCTTTGTTCTAGTGAATGAGATATCATCAACAACAATAACTGTCGCATAATAATAACTGTATCACTGTTATTTACTAGTACACTGTCAGCTCAAACAATACAATATCGCAAAACAAtatgtcactgacgaaagacaatggatgctgtctgaaacgtctatttcaaaactttatccagttgcttgagtaattatttttggcgtatcttactacctggatttCTAACGTTCATCAACGTAATACAATATCGCTTTTAGGTAAGTAACAATACTgtgacataataataataactgtgTCATTGTCTCAAGTTTACTAGTAAACTTTCTTAACTGTGCTATTATGTTCTGTGGTGTGGAGCAAAATGTCAACACCGTCCATCTTTTTGAGAGTCTTTCCATTACGATGAGTATGGCATATGTGTCTCTAGGTCTTACTTGGATGAAGGCTCTCACCTCCTTCTTTTCAGCCTTGGCTTTAGTGATCTCGTTTCTCTATCTTGCATCAGTCTGGACCGTGCCTGCTGGACTGGTTTCGGCAGGTTCATGTACTGTGCGCGTCCTCTCTTCTTGTCAGCTGCGAGTTTCCTCCACGAGTTCAAGATCAATTCCCTGTCCAGTAAACTTACAAGTCGCACTAGCACGGCCGGGTTGGATTTGTGTCGATGGAGAGTCGGTAGACTGGTATCAGGGGTGATGTCAAGTTAATAACGAGTTTGGTCGACAAAAAAACTGTACACGACTTGATCCGGGCGTTCCTCTCGATGATACGACAAGCCACGAATTATAATGTCTGTCTTCATGAGTATCTCTCGGCCACGAGTTTAGCGCGGACACGTTCCCGTTTCTCTGAGTAAAGTGCTTGCTCTTAATCCTCTATCTCCTTGTAGTGGTAGCTGACAGTATCATCCAAAGGGTTGATTTTATCTCTAAGTCCGCTCACCTCAGTCGCCATTTTTTCCAGCTTACACGTCAATGTTTGTATCTGTTCTGACAACTCGGTTCGGACCGACTTGAACTCAGCCATCACTTCATCATGCAGTGAGTTGTTCTGGGAGGATAACAGCTGAACCAGTGGGAGTAATTCCGGTGAGATGTTGTCTATAGCTAACGTCGGGTGTTTACGAGCCTGTTTCCACATCCGATAACTGAACGGATCCAAACAGTAGAGTGGAAGCGTTACGGGCAAAATAACAgcgaacatttcaaaattcttcAGCCACACATACAGCGTGTCTCTACCCAAGTGGCGTTATCCTGGACATCTTGCATGTTTGTCAAATAAAGAATATACCTCAAGCCCTACGTACACAGTATAATCTAAATATGTTACGTTTAGAGAGGAAATTCAAGTAGGTACAAAGGTTGAAAGAAACAAATGATCATGAGACAAACAAATTGCTTACTGATTATgcagatacatttttttcttttagttaGTATTGAGAGCAACATTGCAACCTGACCATCTCTTTTGTTTGGTGCAATCTTCAGCAGTGCAAAAATCACCTAGAACGTTAAAATGACACTAGTAAGCTGTTGAACTAAAGTCTGCAAATTCTATCGACTGTGGGAAGCGAAAAGAAGGTCTAGGTGAGCAATGGCCTCTTGACATTTCCATCTGGTACAAGGGTTGCTATCATGCCATGGATAGTATGAGAAGAGAAGGAGGATTTCGAATCCTAATCAACTCGCCCCGAGTCGAGTTAAATGCCGAACAGAGAAGCGAAAGTTGAAATAAGAGACACAAGGCTTTCTTAGCATGTCAATTAATATTCAGAAGTTGGATATATGCATATGAAACCAAGGTCAATAAGCCGTAATTTGGGGCGACTCGGTAGTAAatttttggggcgagttggacttggggcgagttgacctgttacgGATTTCCACTTAGTACCTTTATTGCTACTTCCTTTATACTGAGCATTTTTACTAGCAGAATGTGTCGCCTGCCTTAAAGCCATGCTAGTTTTGGCGGGCATAAGATCGTGTTGTTGCCTCACACGTTTCTGTTTTCACTTCAGGAAGGTGAACACACGTTTGCGCAGAAGGGCGACTTTGGTAGACAGTAGTTGATCAGATACACAGCATGCATGTACCATTTTGAAATACTGTTCAGGCAGATACTTACTGTGACTCAACTTTGACATGACTTCATTCATAATATTACTAGACATGTTATCACCGTTTAATATTCTACTTACCAGAATCTCCACGAACGAAAAGAACTCAACTATAGAAGTGTGTACCTTAACAACAAACTTATCATCCTCCTTAACATCGACTCATAACTTCTCCAAAATCAACATCAGAAAACTGTTTGTAGCATAGCAGACAGTGTAATCTGTTACAGATGTCTGTAGGGCACTTGTGCCATCTGGAGCTATGCTGCAGAGGTGGGGGTGTTTAAACACAGCTAAGCCGTCCTTGTTTCCCCGTATCTTCATCCGTTCCTTCAGAATTCGATCCCTGGCGTGGAAGTTCAATAGTCTAACAAGTAGTGTCGGGTTCGGGCGTGATGTAGTGGGTTTAGACCGACGTTATACTGCCGCGACCGGGACTGGATCGAGACCAAGGTGTTTCGCCATGAATCTCATGAGAACCTTTTCTGCGTCTTCCTATTTTTCAAATGGCAGTCCCCTGATGATAATATCAGCTTTTCTGGAATAGCGTTCAGCAAGTGAATCCGCTCTGACTCTTTTGCGTCGTATCTCTTTCAGAGCCCTGCGTAGTTCCTGAATCTCCGACGCCTGGAACTCGACAGAGTGCTTGGTAGCGCTCCCGCTCCCTTACCTTGCTCAAGGCAGACGACAAGACTTCGACCTTATTGTCCAGTACACGTATTTGCTAAAAGAGATTTTCCCCAACATCTTTGAACTGGTCTAATAACGTTTCTTGTTAATGTTGAGCTTGCTTCAAAATCAGTTGCGCGAGAGTTTGTAATTCTTGTGAAAGCGATTGCAAAGTATCTTCTTAACCTGACGCCATTTTCTTGGGTAGGGGGCGAGTTTTCGGAGTTGTGCTACCTTCCTCTTTGCTGCTGGACCCTCGTGGCCGCTTGTTTCTCTTTCCCATCCAAGGTCAAGCATACGAATCCCACACAACAGCTTGATAAAGGCTCGACGAGTTCTATGTAAATTGGCGATGAAAATGAAGGTAGTGGAGCACACCTACAAACACGCGCTTGTCGCGTGACATAAATGCCTTTATTCAGCTTCtgtctgccaatgtttttatATTCGGCGTTTATGTTTCTTTTAAGTAAAAAGACAGAAGTAGCCGCCACGCCACGTTGAGAGTTCGtggcagttttattttccttccgcgagagaaagtactccgttccatgactccgggcgtcaacaccccttacaagaaagcttgtcgTTGGAGCATACGACCGTGTATCTCCctgttttcaagtttttttttttacaatctgCTTTGGACTTGGAGGACATGAAGGTTGACGATTAGCCCGTTCCTCGCACTTAAGAAGTGGTCGAGGGTGCGACAAAGAAGGGTCATTCTCTGCTAGTTGATAATCTTGGATACAAGTTCGATGTTCAACGTCACCTGCCCAGCGCCGTGCACTGGTTCTGCACTGTGCGTCCCAAAGTCGACCCATGCAAAGCCACAGTGAAGGATCGTGATGGTGTGTTTGTGGCAGGCCCCAAGCAACATAACCACGCGCCCGACGTCAGCGCCGCGATATCTGCCAAAATTGCGGCTCGGGTGAAGAAAGAGGCGACAGGTGACTTATTCAAGGCAGCAGCCATAGTAGACGACGTCCTGCTGGAGAAACTTGGCGATGCGCCCTGTCCGTCGCTGAGAAAGTCGGTCCATTTGGCGAGAGCAGCCAATCGTCATAGAAAGAAGCTGAGACCAGAAGAGCCGAAAAACCTGGACTTTATCATCGACGAGGATTAAGAAACTCCGAGAGCTAAGGGAGCTCGCAAGATGCAAGGACAcgtggaagaagatgaagaaagactgaatgcagctgcaggacgtttcaacgactgcagatgcagaaaccagtggatgatgatgatgaggattaCGTGCCACCAACATTACTCAGAGGGGATGTCCGCGTCAGAGTCGGTGGCACTAAACGCCAACATCTGATCTTTGCCGCCGACACTCAACTGATCCACTTGAGCAAGGAAAAGACGTGGTATATGGACAGTACGTTCAAACTGAACCGGGCACCCTTCACGCAACTGCACAGTATCAGCGCATTCGTCAAGAAGGATGATTGTATGAAGAGCGTTCCCCTGGGTTTCGTTCTGATGTCGAGGCGTGAGATAAGGGACTACAAGAAAGTGATTAAGAAAATTATTGAACTGCTACTGGAGCCGCCAAAGGTGACACGCGCCATGATGGACTACGAAAAGGCCATGTGGTCGGCGATGTCGCAAGTGCTGCCTGACGTCACAAAGACCGGCTGCATGTTTCACTGGGCCCAATGCGTATGGAGGAAGATCCAGGACGCTGGGCTGCAGACAGCTTATCCACAGAAAGCTGCAGTCCACAAGTATCTGAAGAAGATAATGTCGCTGCCATTCCTGCCCGCAGAAGATCTAGAGATTCCCGCCGAATGGGAGAGGATGAGGGCACACCTGCACTGCTGATCGTGACTGACTACGTCGACAG encodes the following:
- the LOC136425008 gene encoding uncharacterized protein, translated to MKMKVVEHTYKHALVAAVHWFCTVRPKVDPCKATVKDRDGVFVAGPKQHNHAPDVSAAISAKIAARVKKEATGDLFKAAAIVDDVLLEKLGDAPCPSLRKSVHLARAANRHRKKLRPEEPKNLDFIIDEDMQKPVDDDDEDYVPPTLLRGDVRVRVGGTKRQHLIFAADTQLIHLSKEKTWYMDSTFKLNRAPFTQLHSISAFVKKDDCMKSVPLGFVLMSRREIRDYKKVIKKIIELLLEPPKVTRAMMDYEKAMWSAMSQVLPDVTKTGCMFHWAQCVWRKIQDAGLQTAYPQKAAVHKYLKKIMSLPFLPAEDLEIPAEWERMRAHLHC